Genomic segment of Ficedula albicollis isolate OC2 chromosome 3, FicAlb1.5, whole genome shotgun sequence:
TCCCAGGCTGACCAAGGCATTTTTATCAGCCAGCCAGCCTTGAGGACACAGCTAAACTCAGGGATTATGCTCCTGCCCTGACACAGGCCAAAGCTTATCACTGTATTACACTATCACCAACTAAAAAAATGTACgttaaaaaaacagtaaatgGATATACTGTTGCAAGAACTCCATGTAAGCattagctttattttcctttggtcACCTAAATCAGCCTGACCTCATTCTCTgcttggctgcagctgcacaggtgaAAGGTTTATTCCTTCCACTCCATTTTACTTGGAGGTAAGTAGACTTCTTGCCTTCCATTCTTCCTCTCAAGTCATGTCTGTGGCTTGGCTTAGGCTAAAAGCATCAGCCAGTATCTCTATCTCTAAAAGagttaagaaaatattttaaatattattttattatcacTAACCactctattattttatttgttctttatATTAAAAGCAGCCTTTCCATCCCACCTGGGGCCAGGGGCTGATTGAATGCCTGTAACATAGAATTCATGTGTACCAAGCACAGCTCCACCTTGCCTGTCTCAGGCAAGCAGCTTGTACAGTACAGGTGCCAGTGTCCTCACCCAGAATTCCTGCTGGGGACTGAGGCACCTTAAATGCACCCCCTGATGTCACACAGCACGGCACGCACCATCCTGGATGTGCCTTGGGGCCCTATCCAATCCTGGTTGGACACACCCCTACAGCAGGATTTACTGCCACACCTGCCTCAGGTTGCAAGGACAAACAAGGTTACAAAGCTCCGGGCACAGGAGTCAATGTGTTATTTCTGAACAATTCACCATTCTGCTGAATGATGCAATAATGCATCGTTATGGAATGGTAACAAATACCTCAAAACCTCCTTAGATGCTGTATCTTCCCTGCTAAAACACCCACTTCACATGCACTTCTCTTTCCTTGCACTTGAAATGACAATATGGAAATAGGAACCAATGTTTACAAAATTAAGGAAATATATATTCCCTTCAGTTTATCTACTAAATTTAGTTTTTCATTTACAGCTGTCATCCCAAACTGCTGTACGCTCCTGTGGAATCTCTTCAATCCTTTATCACATCTTGCCAAGCACCAGTTGATGCAGTGCAATCTGCTCTAAATCCTGGGCATTTGCTGTTTCAAATGTGCTTCCCTAAAATGGGCATCTGCATAATCTTAGGTTCTGCCCATTTTGTCAGGGATTTTACATAATTTTCCAGTAATGCAGTGCTTGGAATTCCTTATAGATTCAAAACAGAGATAAATGCCTTACTAACCACTAAGTATATAACAGTGCAATGAGAACTGAATCCAGTGATGAATGTGGTGTTTTAAatccaacaacaacaacccaGACTGCCGTGATCCTGCTGACTGTATGCTACAACAAAGTCCTAAGATGCTGACTGtaagaaaaaacagacaaacCACATTTATCTTTTCCCTGGATTCCCACCAGCCCCTAGAATGATAAACATGTTTTCACTCACTTTGGAAATGTTCTTGCCCTTGCTGGTAGTCTTAGCTCTATTTTTTATGTACTTCATTTTCTCCCACTTTTTCCATATACATAAATACTGATTAGAGTCTTGCCTTTTATCTTATTTAACTTAACTGTCCTATTACTTTCTCATAAGAAGAGATTTTTAGTATGCACTCTTCATGAATGCAGATTGCAGCAACCATTACACCTGATGTGTCCAGCACATCAACAGAACTGCCATGCAATTCCTAATAAAACACTTATAACTGCTGAAGGTATATTTAACACTATAACACACAAGAcctgcaaaaaagaaaacctgagtTCAAATAATACTTATGTCTAGTGAAATCTCAAGAGACCCTCTGAATCAAGCTCTGATCCAAGCAGAAGACCCTTGTCCCAGAAGGACATAAAAGTCTCTGCAGGTATGGCCAGGAGGGATGAGTGGAATCCATAGAAAACTCCCTTATTCCATGCTCCCTGCAATTTTGGTTAcattgcaatttttatttatgctgcTCCTCAATTTATGCTGTTTATTCAAAGGTAGAGCAGAAATACCGTATTTTAATAATGCACGTGAAAATTGTTTCTTATTAAAAGGCCAGAAACTTCTGTCATACTGTAGAaataagtaaattattttacactACCACTCCACTAAAAATTGAGAATGAGAGATAACTAAAGTCAGTGTGCGACTTCCATTTCCTTATTACTTTTCAGAACTAAATTCTGATGTTGCTGACATTTACATATAACATAACATGTTTGGTAATTTTAATGCAGCTGTTGCAAGGTTCCAGTTCATATCACACAATTGATTcgcttttgtttctttgcagacctttcttttatgttttctccCTGAGACTTCTTTGCAGGAAGGCAAAGCATTAGCCATCCTGCCTGCTAGCAGAAAGCACCACAATATATGACGGCACAGAACCTTGTCAGAAAGCTCTGTACCCAAATTATGTATCACCAGCAGCCCTACAGGCCCCTCCATAGCTCACACAGTAACCATGATAGGTAGCTTGCCTTAAAACTTCTGCATTTGTATTTGTCTCTTGGCTCTTGCCAATATAACACAGTCaggaaagaaagtaaaatggGAAGATTAAGCTAGGGATTTCTTTGGCAGTTTCCTCTTTAGTGCCCAAGTCCAGCTCACACTTAGGAGAACCAAAGGGGAATTGTCCTGATTATAACTCTTCCATTTGTCCTTTGACCTAGACCAtaataaaatttgctttataGCTCTAGCTTAGCTCTCCTTGAATACAAACACACATCAATGTTTGCCTCGGTTTCCCAACATTCACCTGTGTTGGCACTGCACAAAATGCTGAGGCAGATTTACAcaaataaacttttattttcagagagtTGACTAATGATGATATATATATAGACTCAAGCTGCCTTAGGGAAAAacaaaggacagagaaaatgTGATAGGCATAGGGGGAACTCTACCCAGTGGTGCGGGAGCAATCACCGATTTATAGAATTAGGTTGGATAAATTCTTTCTTCGAGTCCAACTGCAAACCCGACACTGTCAAGTCCACGAGAAGAAGTGGTGGGATGACTAAGGAGCCTTCTCCAGGTGTTCCCTATAGCGCAGCTGTAAAGATACGGGTTACAACTCGTAGCACGCTTCCCTTCTACTATCGCAGCCATTTCACCCTGGACCTACACAAACTCCCAGCGTGCAGCTTCCACCTGCGATGGCGCCAGAGCTTCTGGGAGCGCAGCTGGACACCACTGAGCAAGTGCGGCACGCAAGCTAAGGTTCACGTGCGATTCGTTTAAACTGCCAGCTAAGTACAACTTCAGTACAATCCGCTGTTTCGTCACGGTAGAAACGGCGGAGGGGCAGCGGGTGTATGCCGGTGTGAGCATCCCCCTCCCCAGCGAGCAGCGCGACCTCCGCCAGCGACACCGGGACAGCCCAGGACCGGCACCGACCGCgcgccccggccccgcccccgcCTCGCTCCCAGCCAATGAGCGGGCCCAGCGGGGAGGGGGCGGGGCCTCCGCGGTGACGTGACGGCGCGTGACGCGCGGGAAAAGCTCCCTGCCGGGGGAACGGCGGGGTCACGTGGggaagcggggggggggggggggggggggggggggggggggggggggggggggggggggggggggggggggggggggggggggggggggggggggggggggggggggggggggggggggggggggggggggggggggggggggggggggggggggggggggggggggggggggggggggggggggggggggggggggggggggggggggggggggggggggggggggggggggggggggggggggggggggggggggggggggggggggggggggggggggggggggggggggggggggggggggggggggggggggggggggggggggggggggggggggggggggggggggggggggggggggggggggggggggggggggggggggggggggggggggggggggggggggggggggggggggggggggggggggggggggggggggggggggggggggggggggggggggggggggggggggggggggggggggggggggggggggggggggggggggggggggggggggggggggggggggggggggggggggggggggggggggggggggggggggggggggggggggggggggggggggggggggggggggggggggggggggggggggggggggggggggggggggggggggggggggggggggggggggggggggggggggggggggggggggggggggggggggggggggggggggggggggggggggggggggggggggggggggggggggggggggggggggggggggggggggggggggggggggggggggggggggggggggggggggggggggggggggggggggggggggggggggggggggggggggggggggggggggggggggggggggggggggggggggggggggggggggggggggggggggggggggggggggggggggggggggggggggggggggggggggggggggggggggggggggggggggggggggggggggggggggggggggggggggggggggggggggggggggggggggggggggggggggggggggggggggggggggggggggggggggggggggggggggggggggggggggggggggggggggggggggggggggggggggggggggggggggggggggggggggggggggggggggggggggggggggggggggggggggggggggggggggggggggggggggggggggggggggggggggggggggggggggggggggggggggggggggggggggggggggggggggggggggggggggggggggggggggggggggggggggagaacCGCGAAGTGTGCCGCGAGCCCCAAAACGCGGAGACAGccacaaaaaaagacaaaacaaaaagttgtGTGGGAGCGCTTCCGTGTTCCCTGGCCGCGTTCCGTGGCGGCGCTGGGCGCAGCCGGGGGCGAGGCTGCCCGGTCAGCGCTGCTGCGGCCCGTCGGGATCTGCCGGGCAGCCGTGCCCCGGCGGCGGGAGCTGCTCCGCCGGGGGCTGACGCCGCTCCGCTGCGCGGGAGAGGGCGCTGCCGTGCCGGCAGCTCGGACCCCTCCGCTGGTGCCCGCTTTCCTCCAGAGCGACGGCAGTGTCCGAATTTACCCTGTGCGAGAGCCAGTACGGCGGGTTTATCTTGGGAGCAAACGTCAGCCTGCCCAGGCCGAAAAGCTTAGTTCGTGGTatcagagtatttttaaaattttttttcagtgaagagcAGGCATCTGCtgatggggagagctggggaattTGCTGTTATCCCATGTAAAAGACTCCAGGAGAACCTTTCACAGCAGGGGGTGTCTGAGACCCTGCCACAGATTCTGAAGTTAACAGCTCATTGTTAAAAACATCTCCTGGTCCTTTACTCTTGCAAATCTGATCCTCCCCCATGTTAGTCTGGGAAGGCTGATTTTGAAACTAAATTAGAAATCCTGGTGTACCTGGTATAAATTACCTCTACCGACTGTCTTCCTGTCTTAACAGATATGCTGTGCTAGGTTTTCCACATACCGGTAAGGAATGTACAAAAGTGAAGGTTGTTCATTTGCTGGAGGCCGTTGTGCGTTCTGTGATCATTCCTCAGATGTATACCCAGCATAATTTCCCCCCTGAAATCTGTTACCGAGAAACAGTCATAAAGCTCCTGAAGTGCTTTGAGCGCTGCCTTCCTGGAGGGAGTAGGGCAGCTGTTGCACACCTCATTGATGCAAACCCACAAAGGTCTTTTCATGTCTTATTAtgtgaaagggaagaaatagtGCCAGCCTTTCTGACCTGATCCTGCCATAACCAAAAGAAAGGCCGTGTGGATTCAGGCTTACTTTGGTTTCGGAATACTGAAGGTAGTTAGTGTATTTGTAGTTGTTACTTGAGAGGTAAATGAGCGTGCTGAGTGCCAAAGATCTGTGGATAGCAGCGTTCGTTTCATGGAGAAAAGTGAAAGGTCACCCCAAGGTGCCTGGAGTGGGTGGATATGATGTGAAATGTGCTGGAGAGCATGCCAACAGAAGGAGTTGTGGGTTGTATGTGGGTTTGCTGAGTTTGATGGCTGTATGAGTAAGTCTCAGTTAAAACTAATGTGGTAAAACTAGATTGGGAGAAGATCTTACTTGATCCAGTTAGTGAATGTGTTGTCATTGTGGTTTTAAGGTAACAATGTTTGACTGAGATTGACGTAAAAAAGCAGCTGGACTGGTTAGATTGCTGGCTTCTGCTGTGATCAAAATACAAATAGATTGACAGTAAATTAATCTGCTCTCCTCTTTATGCATGTGTACATGAATTTCTCCAGGTTCTTGTCTTTATTTCCCATACTTTAATTGCATTCTACTGTAGGGCTATTTATAGCTGCATTAcctaaaggaaaaatgtaatCAAAAGGAAACAAGCACCTACCATCTGAGGCTTCAGTGAACTGCAGAATTAATTTACTGGGCTTTGATATCTTCACTAGAGTAGTGTATGCCATATTATCTGTAAAAATGAAGAGCTTATGGACCTTCCAGTTTTAATTAACTAGCTCAAATCTTGATGCGGTTCTGAAACACAAGTTCTGAAACACAGGGTCTAGGATAGAACTGCTTAAGATAAATCCTTCATGCTACGAATGTGTTCAGTTGTCTATCTACTTCAGACTTTTGTGCTTGTTGTGCAAAGCAGTTTTACCAGGTATGAATAATTTAGATAAGGTCTTAAATTTCACTTTTGAGAAAGCCCcctaatttcagtttttctgaatGCTGATAAGAAATGGACTTCAAAACaggattttctggttttaagattagagcagcaaataaaaattctgaataatCTTGTCTAGGTGAATTAAACAGTTTTGCTAAAGGGACTGGCTCACTCACACCAGCAAAGATGAAGCTTTTGTGCTGCTTTAGGCTGTCTTGTGGTGGTGACAGCcagaaataattccttttgaCTTGGAATTGTGTGttgtttctaaaattttaaCAATCACCTCTTAATCAGGAGTGCTGAAAGAACCATGTTTTAGTGCTTTCCAAAGAGAGTATGCTCTTACAATGCCTTTTTCTGTATCTGAGAAGCATTTCTACAGTCTGTTCCTGTTGAATTTGTGGTGACATTATTGGGTTGTTGTGTTTAGCTTCTGCAAAttcaaggaaataaattgtCTATAATTCGAAATTACTAGTAGGGGTCTGTATGTATGAGAGAAATCTATATACCTTATTGACTCTCAGTTGCTTTGGCTCAACACTGCCTCAAGGGATTGACATGGGAAAAGCATAGGCAGCCTTTTAGGTGACCTTAAACTACCCAGATGCAAGAGGGAGCCAAGAGAATGTAGATTCTGATATATCCAACCTATCTCTGTAGAAACAGTCAGCTCTGATTTCCCACTGTGCTGAATTGTGCTCAAGATGTAAATAACCGCACTTGAATGAGCATTAAAAGCTTCTGGACATCATGCCTTTTCATCGGGAGGCTTGCTGATGTATCACTTTAGATAAGCTGTCTATGTGTGATCAACCCACTacaacttttttgttttgggggttgtgtggggttttttggtacAATGTGTGCTGAAGCTGACAGCACCTATATCCAACAACAACTCTCTGAACAGGAACTGTAGCTAAACTTCCAAATTCTTGATTGGTTTTCCCTCCATTCTGATTCAGTTGTCTAATGAATTGTGATTTATAGTTGATCTTGATAGCTCAGGTTCAGTCTCTGTTGTGGTGAGGTTGGGAAGCAGGCTCTATATTCTCTATACTTGGTGTTCTCCTGTGTGAAGTATGCACAGTTTCTTGTTGTGGTGAGGTTGGGAAGCAGGCTCTATATTCTCTATACTTGGTGTTCTCCTGTGTGAAGTATGCACAGTTTCTGCTTGGACAGTAGGGTTCTTCTCACTCAGGTGTGCTTTGAGGAATCTTGAGTTGCCAGTTGAATGCTGGCTTGATTGGGCTTCCTGCTGTGACAAGATTTTTCATGTATTCAGTCATGCAACTTTTGATGTTAGTATGGTGGATTCAAAAGCTTTGTAATTTCAAACTAAAACTGCAGTAGAACTCAGTGCTGTATGAAATTCCTAAAGCTGTGCTTGCTGATGTTattttgttgggttgtttttcatttcaatacTGTCATTAATCTCTCTAATGttactctttattttttcatagctCCCGCAGTTTCTCCTACTACCAGTGTTACTAAGCCCTCTTCCAATGTCACTGTGACACCCACCAATGCAACCACCACGGCTTCTTCCAGTGCAACCACCACGGCATCTTCCAATGCGACCACGGCGTCTTCCAATGCGACCACGGCGTCTTCCAATGCTACCACTGCCAGTTCTGCCACCACAGCTCATACTCCTATAGGTAATACAGAAGCATGAACTCAGAAAGCCAGGAAACTAGGAACTGGTGAATAACATGAAAGACAGGGGCTTCTTCCCAAGTTCACTGTAGCAGATAGGCTACTAAAAATCTGATTTGCAGAATGCACAAATGGTTCCAAGGTTTGGAAGAAGTGGATTTTAGAAAACTCTTAGTTATGTTGGCAGGAAgcattttctgtgttaaaaattGGCTCAGTGGTAATTGGATTAGCAATTGCCACTAATCATGAATTCTTAggagtttggttttggtggtttgttgggtttttttctgcaaaaaaatttcTCTGCCGTCTCtacagtgaaattattttttaaaaaatcacctAATCTTTAAAAACTGCTGATCAAAGGAG
This window contains:
- the CD164 gene encoding sialomucin core protein 24, whose amino-acid sequence is MLFCWVVFHFNTVINLSNVTLYFFIAPAVSPTTSVTKPSSNVTVTPTNATTTASSSATTTASSNATTASSNATTASSNATTASSATTAHTPIANVTNATTHAPVPKTTITSATTTPTPAGSDTTVAPVPVPRKSTFDAASFIGGIVLVLGLQAVIFFLYKFCRSKDRNYHTL